TCAGTTTCTCGTCAAAATGGAAGGACGCGGTCGTTTCGCAGCCAGGCTGTCCGAGGCTGACCACCCTTATTCTTGCTTCTCCGGCATTAAGATCAGCTTTTTGGATAGTGAGCCAGGTTCCATACCGGTGCGGGAGATCTTTTAATGTCTGCGTTTTCCCGGATTGTGAAATTTCCACATCATAAGGAGCGAGCCCGCCTGCCTTCGCAGCAAGCTCGAACTGCATCTCGGAACCAATTTGCCGGTAACGCCTGATTGTCAGGTCACAAGCATTTGAAGATGAATCGATTGTAGTAGCGACCGGGAACCCTTTTGTGGTTTCGGGATAATACCTGTTTTGGGAAGGGCCGAAGCGGTTCCAGGCCCATAGGCCGGAACCTGCCAGGAATATCAGAATTCCAGTGGCCCAGATAAGAGATGATTTTGACAAGATTTTGTTTTTACGTACCACAAGCGATTGGTTACCACCAGCGATAGAACAAACCGATCGATCCGTTCACTGATGAAATTCCTTTTTCAATATAGTCGTGTTTGTAGACAGTACCGTCATATTTTACCCTGACATCCAGCCCAACTGAACCGTCTTTCTTGAAAAGGAATTTGGAACCAAGTCCTATGCCATATTTAGGAGCAATTTTTTGATGCTGGGACGAAAGGGTTCCGTAATATAGCACATTGTCGAGTATACTGATCCCGCCACTTAGCTGCGCATAGGGTTGAATAGACGAAGTTTTAGGAAGGAAGTGGTAGTTACCAAAAAGCTCGACAGGATATTGTGATAGCGTACGGGTTTGAACTGCTGAGATAGTTCCCTGTTCACCTTCATAAAAAGCACGCGGAATACGTTTCTGAAAATAGGTCGAACCGATTTCACCTCCGATCGAAATAGGGGAATTTCTTAATACCCATTCGATAGAAATCGATGCATTCCTGAAAGAAGCTTTGTCAATATAAGAGTCGGCAAATGAGCCCAGTGGTACTGCACCCATCAGACGAGCCGTAGCCAGGTAATGTGTGTACCGCTCAAAAGGAGACGGCAGCGTATAAAGCTTTGGCGCGTCCTGCGCGAAAGCCGGTAAAACACCTGCAAGAAGAAGGGCTAGTACTATTATTTTTTTCATTTTAGTTGACTTTTAAATATTCAGACTGGCCAAAAACCGAGTCCACCATTGTATCCACAAACTGCCTGTTACCGATACCAGCTCCCCTTACCTGCGCATCCCAGATCACATTGAAAGTCTTATCGGTTGTGTTGGGGTTCTTGAAATCCAGCATGGAAATCAGCCAGTAACTTTCGGCGGTTTCGTAATAGCTGTAATAACTGGGGTAACCATATCCGTAGCCGCCGCCCCAGTAGCCGCCATAATAGGACGAAAGTGGTTGTGAAACGACGTTCAGGTAGGTATTAGTAATCCAGGCCACGTTAATACCTACATCAGGATTACTTTTGGGGCTTACGTATTTATAGCCCAATCCCTGCATCTTCGTAATAATTCGGGTCAGGACATCCCTGTCGATGTCGGTAAGAGCCGTGCCTGATCTTTCGTTTTCAACCACGAGTACCGAGTCGACAATGCTAAAAGTTTTGTACTGCTTGAAATTGGCTGCTTTGTCATGGTTGGTAATGTACACCAGCGATTCTTCGGTGGACAGGTCACTGATCGGGTCTTTGGAACAGGAAGTCAATCCAAGTCCCGCTATTAGGAGAAATAATGAAGCTTTCTTGAACATTTTTGGTCTTGCATTTAAAGTTGTTAAATAAACGAAATTTGAAATCGAGAATTTTATTCTTACAGAATTAGGCTCAATTTTTTGGTCGAAATAGTTTGCTTTACTGGCAGTGACCTTTTTTTTTGAAAATTGGTTGTAACATTCTCGGGCTGATATTGCCTTGCATGCAACCGATAGACACATAAATTTTGTATTATCTGGGAACGGTTTGGTCGTATCCCGAAAACAGGAGATATCAATTCAAAAAAATGAATATCGGTAAATAAGGAGAAGGCAATAATCATCATCTTTGGTTTGAAAAGAACCAGCAGCACCTTGCAATAATCAATATGTATGGAAACAAAAGAAGAGATTTTAAGGATTATAGATGTTCTCAATGACTCGTACGAAAGCGAAGAAGCGTGGTACGGCCCATCGGTGGTAGAAGCTTTGCGGGACGTGACCCCTAAAATGGCGGAAGTCCGGCTCAGCAATAACACGCATTCCATCGCGGAGATCGTGTACCATATGACAACCTGGCGGATATTTGCAGTTCGGAAGATCCAGGGAGACGCCGAATTCGATATCAAAACCCAGGACAAGGACTGGAAAAAATTTCCGATCGTGGACGAATTTGAATGGGAAGCAATCCAGATGGAGTTGAGCTTATCGCAGGAAGAATTGATTTCAGAACTGGAAAAGATGGAAAGTGACAGTTTCCTGGAAGAATTCGTGCCCGGCCGTGATTACTCCTATTATACATTGATTCATGGTGTGATCCAGCATGACGTCTATCACTCGGGACAGATTGGATTGATCAAGAAAGCAGTGAAAGGAATGCGGCTTGAAGAAGATGATGACTATGGTGCATTCGACAACCGCACGGATTTCGACCAGGGATCAGATTACTATTGAGGTTGTATGAAATTTCGCATATTCATCAATAACATGTTATTTATTGTAAATTTTTCTTAGTTTGCATAATAATAGAGCGCGGTATTGCGAATGCTGCCAACGTTCTAGTGGTGTGGATATAGACATAAAGGCTGTCCGATATTTCGGTCAGCCTTTTTTTAAGTAGAAATCTGTGCAACATTTGGCTTATTAACATTTGATCATTCCTATGAAAATCCTAGTCGTTGAAGACGAACCAAAATTAGCCGGTTTTCTCAAACGCGGGCTCGAAGAACAATCCTGGGAAGTTGAGCTGGCGTATGATGGACAGGTTGGGAAAAAAATGGCGTCTAATTATAAGTTCGATGTCATCATCCTCGACGTGAATCTCCCGCTGCTGAACGGATACGATCTGGCCAGGCAGCTCAGAAACGATGGCTTGTCTACCCCGATCCTCTTTCTCACTGCCCTGGGTACGATCGACGATAAGCTCGACGGGTTTGAAGCAGGGGGAGACGACTATCTTGTAAAACCCTTTGAATTTCGCGAACTGATCGCCAGGGTGAAGGTACTATCCCAACGCAACAATGCCCGGGAGCAATCGAGCCAGGTGCTTTCACTTGCAGACCTTGAACTGAACCTGGACGAAAAAGTAGCGCGCCGGTCGGGCAACCGCATTGACCTTACTGCCAAAGAGTTTGCATTGCTCGAATACCTCATGCGAAACAGGGGCAGGGTGGTGTCGCGGGTTGATATCGCTGAGCAGGTATGGGACATCCGTTTCGATACAGGCACCAATGTGATCGACGTTTACATTAATTTTTTAAGGAAAAAGGTCGATAAAGACTATCCTAACAAACTGATTCACACAGTAGTAGGGATGGGTTATATATTTAAGGAAGAATGACAATAAAGGCCCGCCTTACACTCATGTTTACCATGCTGGTAGGCTCCATCATGGCGCTTTTTTGCCTGGCGATCTACTTTTTTTATGATCAGTACAGGGAAAAGCGTTTTTATTCATTTTTAAATGAGCGGGCACAAACCATTGCGCAGCTGGTAGAAGCCAGCAACGGTATCAGCAGGGCAGATGTAGAGAAAATAGAAAAGGAGAACAAAACAATCCTGCTGAACGAAGAGATCACCATTTATGACGGCTCCGATTCTGTCATTTATAGGAGTGGAGCCGAAAATCTCAACATTTCCAAAGTATCCCTGGCGGATGCCCGGGGAGGGAAGGAAATCAGGACGAAATACCACGACAAAGAAGTCATCGTAACCCGCCATATTTTGCAGGATCATCGCAAGCCGTGGATCGTAGTGATCATTGCCAGCGATAACCTGGGCATCAACCAACTCAACAGGTTACGTGAAATCCTCCTGATTGGCTGGCTATTGTCATTGGTACTTGTAAGTGTGGCCGGCTGGCAGTTTGCCAACGACGCGATCAAGCCGGTTGCAGATATTATCGACCAGGTCAACAACATTTCTGCGGGTAATTTGCATGAAAAGGTAAAAGTAGGAAGGGAGAAGGACGAGCTCGCATTGCTGGCGGAAACATTCAACCAAATGCTGACACGCCTTGAAATCGCATTTGTAGCCCAGAAGAATTTTGTTTCACATGCCTCCCACGAACTGCGTACACCGCTGGCACTGATTATGAGCGAAGCGGAGCTGAGCCTGATGAAGGAGCGGTCGCCACGCGAATACCAGGATGCTTTAAAGGGTATCTGGGCCGAGGCCGGGGAAATGAATGAGCTCGTAAACAGGTTGCTCGAACTTGCCCGTACCGATGAAAATGCATTCAAGGTCTCATTTAGCAAAGTTCGCATCGACGAAGTTTTGTGGCAGGCGAAAACCTCCACCGAACAAAAAAATCCGGGCTATCATGTAAACGTGAGCTATGAAAAAATCCCTGACGATGAGGAGCAGCTCAAAAGGTTTGGCGACGAAAGCCTGTTAAGGACCGCATTCGGCAACCTGATGGATAATGCATGTAAATATTCTGATGATAAGACAGTTAACGTATCCCTGGAAACTGGTAATGATCAGATCAGGATTTATTTCAGGGATAGCGGGGTAGGCATAGCGCCCACTGAGCTGCCTTATATTTTTGATACATTTTACAGGAGCGACGCCACGATCACGAAAGCTGGCTACGGGATTGGCCTCGCGCTGACCAAGCGCATTATCAATATGCAGGGGGCAGCCATCGAAGTATCGTCGGCCCTCGGTTCAGGAACAACCTTTACTATTACATTTCCTCCCTTTTAATTTCCTTTTAATTCGGCGTTAATGCGACTTTAACGCTTCTCAATCACTTTTGTAGCACAAAATCAGGTAGCTGATTTTACCAGCGACAAAGCACCCCATTATATATTCATTCACTTCCCGGCAGCATGCCGCGGGGCAACAGCAGTACCCGATTAAATTGAGTTAGGTGAGTAGTAGAGAACAACTAGCCCCCGGAGTTTTCGGGGGCTAATTTTTTGATCATTCAGATACGCGGATCTGTTTTTCGGTGTCTTCAATCCGGGTGGACGGAAGTGCCTCCGGATATTCCCGAACGATAAATTCAATCAGTTTTTCGCGGACGTGGCATCGCAGGTCGAATGTTTCACTTGAATTACGAGCAGACATCAGTGCACGGACCACCATCAGCTGGCCCTGCGTATCAGTAACCTGCAATGCCCAGGATTTTCCATTCCACAGCGGGGTGGCGTCCAGGATCTCTTTCAGTTTTTCGCGCAGATGCGGGATAGGTGCGTGGTAGTTAAGCTGGAAAAAGGCCGTTCCAATCAGCGCACTCTCGTTTCTTGTCCAGTTTTGAAAGGGCGTTTCAATGAAATAGGTGATCGGCAGTACAATCCGTCTCAAGTCCCAGATGTTGACAACCACGTAGGTCAGGTTGATCTCCTCAATCCGGCCCCATTCGCCTTCCACAATTACCACATCGTCTATTTTGATAGGCTGGGTAAATGCGATTTGAATACCTGCCATTAAATTGGCAAGTGACTTTTGCGCGGCAAAACCAATGATTACGCTGAATATGCCAGCGGACGTCAGAATACCCACGCCATATTGCCGCACGCTCTCGAAGCTAAGCAGCAATATTGATAGTCCGATTGTCACGATCAGGATGATGATCATCCGTTTGACAAACTTAATTTTCGTGAACATCCGTCTCGCGTGGTTGTTATCGGGCGTATTGAAATCCAGATGATCCATCAGGACTTTTTCAACGATGATCACAATACGCACGAGCAGCCAGGTAGTGGCGGCAACCAGTGCTATTTTACTGATCGCGAAGAGCCATTGATAATCCGGATGAATGGCCAGGTAAGTCCTTGTCGCGACAGTGATCAGGACCATTGGAACGAAAAAATAGAGTACGCTGGTGAGGTTTTCGCGTATTGCTTTTACCGCGCTCCACTGCCTTTTTAAAGCGGCAATTTTGATAATATTAATAAGTAACGCACTTATTATGAATCCGATGACTCCCGACAGGAGTATAATCAGCCAGGGTTCATTTTTGTAATCAAGTGTTTCCAGGAAATTCATTCATTCATCAGATATCGTTGAGACGTGCCACGATCATGCCGGTATGTTTCGGGACCGAAGCTACGTATTCTGCCAGCGGCACACTTGTCAATATCACTTTCTTGCCGCCAAGCGAGGCATGGATCAGATATGCCCTGCTGCCAATCTTGCTGATAATCCCCATGTGGTTCACATCAAGCCCTTCCACG
This Dyadobacter sp. UC 10 DNA region includes the following protein-coding sequences:
- a CDS encoding DinB family protein, producing METKEEILRIIDVLNDSYESEEAWYGPSVVEALRDVTPKMAEVRLSNNTHSIAEIVYHMTTWRIFAVRKIQGDAEFDIKTQDKDWKKFPIVDEFEWEAIQMELSLSQEELISELEKMESDSFLEEFVPGRDYSYYTLIHGVIQHDVYHSGQIGLIKKAVKGMRLEEDDDYGAFDNRTDFDQGSDYY
- a CDS encoding mechanosensitive ion channel family protein; protein product: MNFLETLDYKNEPWLIILLSGVIGFIISALLINIIKIAALKRQWSAVKAIRENLTSVLYFFVPMVLITVATRTYLAIHPDYQWLFAISKIALVAATTWLLVRIVIIVEKVLMDHLDFNTPDNNHARRMFTKIKFVKRMIIILIVTIGLSILLLSFESVRQYGVGILTSAGIFSVIIGFAAQKSLANLMAGIQIAFTQPIKIDDVVIVEGEWGRIEEINLTYVVVNIWDLRRIVLPITYFIETPFQNWTRNESALIGTAFFQLNYHAPIPHLREKLKEILDATPLWNGKSWALQVTDTQGQLMVVRALMSARNSSETFDLRCHVREKLIEFIVREYPEALPSTRIEDTEKQIRVSE
- a CDS encoding DUF4136 domain-containing protein — protein: MFKKASLFLLIAGLGLTSCSKDPISDLSTEESLVYITNHDKAANFKQYKTFSIVDSVLVVENERSGTALTDIDRDVLTRIITKMQGLGYKYVSPKSNPDVGINVAWITNTYLNVVSQPLSSYYGGYWGGGYGYGYPSYYSYYETAESYWLISMLDFKNPNTTDKTFNVIWDAQVRGAGIGNRQFVDTMVDSVFGQSEYLKVN
- a CDS encoding response regulator: MKILVVEDEPKLAGFLKRGLEEQSWEVELAYDGQVGKKMASNYKFDVIILDVNLPLLNGYDLARQLRNDGLSTPILFLTALGTIDDKLDGFEAGGDDYLVKPFEFRELIARVKVLSQRNNAREQSSQVLSLADLELNLDEKVARRSGNRIDLTAKEFALLEYLMRNRGRVVSRVDIAEQVWDIRFDTGTNVIDVYINFLRKKVDKDYPNKLIHTVVGMGYIFKEE
- a CDS encoding sensor histidine kinase; translation: MTIKARLTLMFTMLVGSIMALFCLAIYFFYDQYREKRFYSFLNERAQTIAQLVEASNGISRADVEKIEKENKTILLNEEITIYDGSDSVIYRSGAENLNISKVSLADARGGKEIRTKYHDKEVIVTRHILQDHRKPWIVVIIASDNLGINQLNRLREILLIGWLLSLVLVSVAGWQFANDAIKPVADIIDQVNNISAGNLHEKVKVGREKDELALLAETFNQMLTRLEIAFVAQKNFVSHASHELRTPLALIMSEAELSLMKERSPREYQDALKGIWAEAGEMNELVNRLLELARTDENAFKVSFSKVRIDEVLWQAKTSTEQKNPGYHVNVSYEKIPDDEEQLKRFGDESLLRTAFGNLMDNACKYSDDKTVNVSLETGNDQIRIYFRDSGVGIAPTELPYIFDTFYRSDATITKAGYGIGLALTKRIINMQGAAIEVSSALGSGTTFTITFPPF